Sequence from the Piscinibacter sp. HJYY11 genome:
ACCGGCTCGCACTGGCACGCCACCGACACCCTCGGCTTCGTCGTCGTGCTGGCCTTGGCCGGTGCGGCCGTCTGGTTCAGCCGGAGGAAGTGATGACGCCCGGCGAGCTCTTCACCGACGGGCCCGACCATGTGCTCAACGCCGGCCGCCGCACCGCCACGCTCGTGATCGAGAACACCGGCGACCGGCCGATCCAGGTCGGCTCGCACTACCACTTCGCCGAGACCAACGCCGCGCTGAAGTTCGACCGCAAGGCCGCGCACGGCATGCGGCTGAACATCGCCTCGGGCACCGCAGTGCGCTTCGAGCCGGGCCAGCAGCGCACCGTCGAGCTGGTCGACTTCTCCGGCGAGCGCAAGGTGTATGGCTTCCGTGGCCTGGTGCAAGGCGCGCTCTGATCCTTCTTCATTCAAGAACCAGACCCCAGCATGGCAACCATCACAAGACGCGCCTATGCCGAGATGTTCGGCCCCACCACCGGTGACCGCGTGCGGCTGGCCGACACCGGCCTCATCGTCGAGGTGGAAAAGGACTACACCCTCGCGGCCGGTACCTACGGCGAAGAGGTGAAGTTCGGCGGCGGCAAGACCATCCGCGACGGCATGGGCCAGAGCCAGCGGCTCGCCAAGGAGGTGGCCGACACGGTGATCACCAACGCCCTGATCATCGACCACTGGGGCATCGTGAAAGCCGACATCGGCCTCAAGCACGGCCGCATCAGCGGCATCGGCAAGGCCGGCAACCCCGACGTGCAACCGGGCGTCGACATCATCATCGGCCCGGGCACCGAGATCATCGCGGGCGAGGGCAACATCATCACCGCCGGCGGCATCGACACGCACATCCACTTCATCTGCCCGCAGCAGATCGAGGAAGCGCTGATGAGCGGCGTGACCACCATGCTCGGCGGCGGCACCGGGCCGGCGACCGGCACCTTTGCCACGACCTGCACGCCGGGGCCGTGGCACATCCACCAGATGCTCAAGGCAGCCGAGAGCTTCCCGATGAACCTTGGCTTCCAGGGCAAGGGCAATGCGAGCCTGCCCGGGGCGCTGGACGAGCAGATCGAAGCCGGCGCCTATGGCCTGAAGCTGCACGAGGACTGGGGCACCACGCCCGCCGCCATCGACAACTGCCTGTCGGTCGCCGAGCGGCACGATGTGCAGATCACCATCCACACCGACACGCTCAACGAATCGGGCTTCGTCGAAGACACCATCGCCGCCTTCAAGGGCCGCACGATTGCAACCTTCCACACCGAAGGCGCGGGCGGCGGGCATGCGCCCGACATCATCAAGTGCGCGGGCTTGAGCAACGTACTGCCCTCGTCGACCAACCCGACGATGCCGTACACGGTGAACACCATCGACGAGCACCTCGACATGCTGATGGTGTGCCACCACCTCGACGCCTCGATCGCCGAGGACCTGGCGTTTGCCGAGAGCCGCATCCGCCGCGAGACGATCGCGGCCGAGGACATCCTGCACGACGTGGGCGTGTTCTCGATGATGTCGAGCGACAGCCAGGCCATGGGGCGCGTGGGCGAGGTGATCATCCGCACCTGGCAGACGGCCGACAAGATGAAGCAGCAGCGCGGCACGCTGCCCGAAGACAACGCGCGCCACGACAACTTCCGCGTCAAGCGCTACATCGCCAAGTACACGATCAACCCGGCAATCACGCAGGGCATCTCGCACGAGGTGGGCTCGGTCGAAGTGGGCAAGCTGGCCGATCTGGTGGTGTGGAAGCCGGCCTTCTTCGGTGTGAAGCCCTCGCTGATCCTCAAGGGCGGCGCGATTGCGGCCGCCGCGATGGGCGACCCGAATGCCTCGATCCCGACGCCGCAGCCGGTGCACTACCGGCCGATGTTCGCGGGCTACGGCACGGCCATGAACGCGACCTGCGTGACCTTCGTCTCACAGGCCGCGCTCGACCTCGGCGTGCCCGACAAGCTGGGCCTGCAGCGCCGTGCCGTCGCAGTGAAGAACACCCGCAAGATCGGCAAGGCCGACATGGTCCACAACAGCGGCACGCCGAAGATCGAGGTCGATGCCCAGACTTACGAGGTGCGGGCCGACGGCCAGCTGCTCACCTGCGAGCCGGCCACCGTGCTGCCGATGGCGCAGAAGTACTTTCTGTTCTGAGCGTCCTCGCCGTCGCACTCATTCAGCGCTGCCGCAAGTCGTCGCGGATCGCGTCGAATCTCAACAACATTAGGGAGCGCACGTTACGGCAACGTTTGTTGCGGTGCCGATCGTGTAGTTGCCTGAACCATTCGCAACCGTGCAGGTAAGCCCGAGCGGCTGGGTGCCCACAGTCACAGCATAGGCCGCTCCGTTTGACGGCAAGTTGGAAAAAACAAACGGGCCATTGAGCCCCACCACCAGCGCATTGCCACCGTTGTTGAGCAGTGTCACGGCAACCCCAGCCGTCAGCCCCGACACCGTGCCACTGATGCCCGCTGTCGTGGTACAGCTCACCTGCACGTTCTCGACATCGCTAGCCCGCGAGTTGATCTTCCCGCTGCCGTTGGTAACGGTGCAGGTCTGGCTCACGGGCTGCGTCAGCACGGTCACGCTGTAGTCGTCATCGGCATCGAGCGTGCGGGAGAACGTGAATCGACCGTTCTGTGACAGCGTGAGGTCGTCTGCACCGTTGTTCTGCAGCGTGACGCTCGCCCCGCTGCTCAGCCCGGTCAGCGAGCCGCCGACAGTGGCCAGGCCAAAGAACGGACATCCAGCCAGGCCCAAAGACACCAGCACACCCGAAGCAACGAGGACGACGCGACGAACCATGACTCACTCTCCCTGAACGCCCGCTCTCGAAATCGGCAGGCAACGGCCAGAAGAATATCGCAGCCGCGCGCCGCCAGCCCTTGACTCAGGTCACCTTCCCCATCGCCTTCAGCCGCTCGATCACCACCTTCTCGCGCGCCATCGTGTCCTCCGCGAACTTGCGGTATTGCTCCGGCGACATGTACAGCAGCTCCTGGTCGTAGCGGCCCATCACCTCGATGTGGTTGTTCATCTCGATGGCGCGCTTGAAGGTGTCGTGCAGCTTCTTCACGATGGCCGGGTCCATGCCCTTCGGGCCGACCAGGCCGTAGGGCGAGTTCTGCACGATGGGGATGCCCAGCTCGGTGAGTGTGGGGGCGTCGGGGAATTTCTTCGCGCGGGTCGCGCCCCAGGTGTTGAGCAGCCGCAGCTTGCCGCTCAGCACGTGCGGGCCGAAGCCGATGCTGTCGGCCACCGCCATCACCTGCCCTCCGAGGATCGCCGGGATGATCTCGGCCATGCCTTTGTAGGGGATGTGGTTCATCTCGATGCCCAGGCGGTACGAGATGTCTTCCATCGTCAGGTGCGGCGTGGTGTAGATGCCGCTCGTGGCGTAGGTCAGCTTGCCGGGGTTGGCTTTCGCCCAGGCCACGAGATCGGCCCACGTCTTGATCGGCGAATCGCTCGGCACCGCGATGCCGAAGGAGTAGCCGGTGATGCCGATCACGTAGCTGAACTCGGTGACCGGGTTCCAGGTGATCTTCTGCGTGTAGGGCAGGCGGAAGACGCTGATCGGCAGCTGCGCCAGCGTGTAGCCATCGGGCTTGGCCTGCAGCAGCAGCTGGCCGGCCATGGTGCCGCCGCCTCCGGGCTTGGCCTCGACGATCACCGTCTGGCCGAAGAGGGGCGAGGCGTTTTCCGCCATCACGCGGAACATCGCGTCGGTGGAGCCGCCCGCCGCGAAGGCCAGCAGCAGCTTGATCGGCTGGCTGGGGAAGTTGGCCTGCGCGTGGAGCGGGCCAGCGATGCTCGACGTGACCGTGGCGGCGCCCGCGAAGCGGATGAAATCTCGGCGTTGCATGGAGTGTCTCCTCTGAGTGGATCGGGCCATCTTCACACCCGCACGCGAATGCGCATTGAGTGCTTCCCCGCAGGGGGTGTTCCACGGCGCAAAACAAGCGCGGCAGCGCGCGCGATACTCGCCACAACCCCGCCCCGGAGATTCCCATGCTGCACGACCTGCTGCCGCCCCTGCCCCTGCTGCTTGCGTTCCTGACCGCGAGCTTCATCCTCGCCATCACGCCGGGCCCGGCGGTCGTCTACATCCTCGCGCGCACGCTGTCGCAAGGGCGCGCCTCCGGCCTCGCGTCGGTGGCCGGCGTGGCACTCGGCAACCTGGGCAACGCGGTTGGCGCAGCGCTCGGCCTGGCGGCGCTCTTCGCCGTGTCGTCGGCAGCCTTCACGGTGGTGAAGTGGGCGGGCGCGGTGTATTTGATCTGGATGGGCGTGCGAATGCTGCGCACCGCCGGCGCCACGACGACGGCGGGCGACACGCCGGTCGAGCCACTCAAGCGCCGGCGCATCTTTCGCGACGGCTTCGTCGTCGCGCTGCTGAACCCGAAAACGGCGCTCTTCTTCGCGGCCTTCCTGCCGCAGTTCATGACACCCAACGCCCCGGCGCTGACGCAGAGCCTGGCGCTCGGCGCCAGCTTCGTGGCGGTGGCGGCCTGCACCGACCTCTTCTACGTGCTGGCGGCAAGCCTCATCGCGCCGCGCATCGGCCAGCTGGGCCGGCATGCGCGCTGGGGCCAGCGTGCGGCCGGTGCATCGTTCATCGGCCTCGGGCTCCTGACCGCCTTCTCCAGCCGGCCGGCCACGAAGTGAGGCGTCAGCGCTGCGGCGCGAAAGCGATCACGTGGTCCATGTCCAGGCGCACGCCGATCGCTTCCTGCAGCGCGTGGTTGTGGTGCGACGGCACGAGCGCCAGCACGCGCGCACCGCTGCCGAGCTGCAAGGTGTAGAGGATCTCGGCGCCGCGGAAGGCCTTGTGCTGCACCGTTGCCCGCAGCGGGCTCGCGTCGTCGTGCAGCACGTCGTCGGGCCGCATCAGCACCTGCACACGCTCGCCCACCGCACAGGCCACGCCGGTGTCGGCCAGGCGGATGGGATGCTCTGAGCTCACTTCCCCGAGCTCGAGGCGCAGGCGCTGAGGCGCCACCACTTCCGCATCGACGAACACCCCCTGGCCGATGAAGTCGGCCACGAAACGGCTGTTTGGCCGGTGGTACAGCTCGTAGGCGCCGGCGAGCTGCTGGATGCGGCCCTGGTGCAGCACGGCGATCTCGTCGGCCATCGCGAAGGCCTCGTTCTGGTCGTGCGTGACGAACACGGCCGTCGTGCCCGCCGCCTTGAGGATGGTGCGCACCTCGGCGGCCAGCTGTTCGCGCAGCTCGACGTCGAGGTTGGAGAAAGGCTCGTCGAGCAGCAGGAGCCGCGGCCGGGGCGCAAGCGCCCGCGCCAAGGCCACACGCTGCTGCTGGCCGCCCGAGAGTTCATGCGGGTAGCGCTGGGCGGCGGACGCAAGGCCCACCGTGTGCAGCAGCTCCATCGCACGGTCGTCGGCGGCGCGCTTGTCGGCCACGCCGAAGCCCACGTTGCGCAGCACCGTGAGGTGGGGAAAGAGCGCGTAGTCCTGGAACACCATGCCGATGCGGCGGTGCTCGGGCGGCACATGGGCTCCGGGGCTGGCGACCACCCGGCCGTCGATGCGCACCTCGCCTTCGGCCACACGCTCGAAGCCGCCGATGCAGCGCAGCACCGTCGTCTTCCCGCAGCCAGAGGGGCCGAGCAGGCAGCAGACCGTGCCGGCGGCAAGCGTGAGATCAATGCCGCTGAAGGTGGACTGTGCGCCGTAGCGGTGGCCGAGCTGGTTCAGTTCGAGGACGGGGTGGGGCAAAGACGACATGGCGCAGGCAATCGAGGACAGGCCGCACCTTACACTGCCCGCGGCCTGCTTCCCCATGACGACGCTCCCGATCTCCACCGCACTGCACCCCACCCGCTGGCTCACCTGGTGGAGCCTCGTCATCGCCGCCATCGTGGCGGTGCCGGTGCTCTCGGTTGCGACGAGCCTCTTCAGCGCCGGCACCGGCAGCACCTGGGCCCACCTCGTGGCCACGCTGCTGCCCGAGTACGCCGTGACGAGCCTCGTGCTCTGCTTGGGCGTGGGCGTCGGCGTGGCGCTGCTCGGCGTGGGCGCGGCCTGGCTCGTGACGCATCTCGACTTCACGGGCCGACGCCAGTTCGAATGGCTGCTGGTCCTCCCACTCGCGATGCCGGCCTACGTGATGGCCTACACCTACACCGACCTGCTGCAGTTCACCGGGCCCGTGCAGCGAGCGCTGCGCGACACCTTCGGCTGGAGCCGCGCCGACTACTGGTTCCCCGACGTGCGCAGCACCGGCGGCGCCATCGCAATGTTCATCTGCGTGCTCTACCCCTATGTCTACATGCTGGCGCGCACGGCGTTCCTGGAGCGCGGCGGCGGCGTGATGGAGGCCGGCCGTTCGCTGGGGCTCAGCCCGTGGCGGAGCTTCCTGCGGCTGTCGGTCCCGATGGCACGGCCGGCCATCGCGGCCGGCGTGGCGCTCGCGCTGATGGAGACGCTGGCCGACTACGGCACGGTGTCGTACTTCGCGGTGCAGACCTTCACCACCGGCATCTACCGCGCGTGGTTCTCGCTCGGCGACCGTGCGGCGGCGGCCCAGCTGTCGATGTGCCTGCTGGGCTTCGTGCTGCTGGTGCTGGCGCTGGAGCGCAGCTCGCGCGGCCGTGCCCGCTACCACGGGCCGGGCCTGCGCCGGCAGCCACCCCGCGGGCCGCGCCTGCGCGGCTGGCGTGCGGCGCTGGCCTTCGCGGCCTGCTGCCTGCCGCTCGCGGCGGGCTTCCTGCTGCCGAACGGCGTGCTGCTGCACATGGCGATCACCGAGGGGGATGCACAGTTCGGTGCCCGCTTCTTCGAGCTGGCGCGCAACAGCCTCGTCGTCTCGGGCCTCACCGCCTTGCTCGCCGTGGCGCTGGCCCTGCTGGTCGCCTACGCCCGTCGGCTCGACCCCGGCCCGGTCGCCCGCAGCGCCCACTGGGCTGCCGGCATGGGCTACGCGCTGCCGGGCTCGGTGATCGCCGTGGGCGTGCTGATCCCGGTCGCGCGGCTGGACAACGCGCTGGCCCTCTGGCTGCGCGAGAGCTTCGGCTGGAACGTGGGGCTGCTCTTCACCGGCACGATTGCCGCGCTGGTGTTCGCGTGTGTGGTGCGCTTTCTCACCGCGGCACTGCAGACCGTCGACTCGGCCCTGCACCGCGTCACCCCGCACATGGACGATGCCGCGCGCAGCCTGGGCCTCACGCCGGCGCGCACGCTGATGCGGGTGCATGTGCCGCTGCTGCGGCGCGGGTTGCTCACGGCGGGGCTGCTCGTGTTCATCGACGTGATGAAGGAGCTGCCGGCCACGCTGGTGATGCGGCCGTTCAACTTCGACACGCTGGCGACGCAGGCCTATCGGCTGGCGTCGGACGAGCGCTTGGCGGAGGCCTCGACGGCCTCGCTCGCGATCGTGGTGGTGGGGTTACTGCCGCTCGTGGTGCTGTGCCGGCAGATTGCGAAGGATCGGGGCTGAGTGATCGGCTCGGCTTCGGCGGCAACGTGGACACAGGGGGAGGGGCTCCGTTCATGTCCCCCTTCGCCAACCCTCCCGGGTTGGCGAATTCCGCCTAATACTTCACTGCGCCCCTCTCCCTGTGCCCACGTTGCGAGACACACTGCCCGACGAAAGAGGCGCCCTGCCGCGGCCGTGCTGGCGCGCGGTGGTGGGGTGTCGCACGGAGCGAAGTAAAGGAGGAGAAAGAGATCGCGGGAGCGATCTCTTTCGGGGGACATGAGCGGAGTGCGATACCCCGCCGCCGCGCGCCCCTCAAGAAATCAGCGCCACCCAGCCCGATCAAACACCTTCTGTGCAGCAGCCGTAGCAGGAGCCCACTTCGACAGCGGCGTCTCATCCGCCTTGAACGCGCCCAGCTTGTCCAGCGCCGGGTTCTTGAACGACGAAGTCTTCACCACCGGCCATTCGTTGTTGCCGTCGGCGAAGTAGTTCTGCGCCGAATCGCTCGCCAGGTATTCCAGGAACTTGATGGCATTGGCCTTGTTGGGCGCGGTCTTGATCAGGCCGCCCCCCGACACGTTGACGTGCGTGCCCCAGGTCTTCTGGTTGGGCCAGACCACGGTGAGGGCCGCCACGTCCTTCACATCCTCGGGCTTGGTCGAGCGCATCAGGCGGGCAACGTAGTAGCTGTTGGAGATGGCCACGCCGCACTCGCCGGCGGCCACGGCACGCAGCTGATCGGTGTCGCCGCCCTTGGGGGCACGGGCGAAGTTGGCGACCACGCCCTTGGCCCAATCTTCGGTCTTGGCTTCGCCGTGGTGGGTGATGAGCGCCGCACCCAGCGAGAGGTTGTAGGGGTGCGAGCCGGAGCGCACGCAGATCTGGCCCTTGAGGCGGGGGTGGGCCAAGTCTTCGTAGGTCTGCACCCACTCGGGGTTGATCGTCTTGGCGTTGTAGACGATCACGCGCGCGCGGGTCGAGAAGGCCAGCCAGTTGGCAGTGCGCAGGTGCGCGGGCACGCGGGCGTCGAGGACCTTGGAGTTGGCGGGCGCGAAGACGCCGGCCTTGTCGGCGATCTCCAGGCGCGAGGCGTCAACGGTGATGAACACGTCGGCCGGCGAGCTGGCGCCTTCGTTCTTGATGCGCTCGAGCAGCTCGTCTTCCTTGCCCTCGATGCGGTTGATCTTGATGCCGGTTTCCTTGGTGAAGTTGGCGTACAGCGCCTCGTCGGTCTGGTAGTGGCGCGCGGTGTACAGGTTGATCACCTGGGCATGGGCGGTGACGGCGGCGGTGGCCAGCAAGGCGGCCGCGAGACGGGGAAGGAGAGTGGTCTTCATGGGAGGTCCTCAAGTGGCGGCAGACCGGGGCGACCCCGGCGCGGCGGAATCGTATCAGGAACGATTCGCATTTCCGATGAGTGGCTCGGCGCGGTTTGGTTCCGTTGCCCTGCCCGACGCAGGCCCAGTGTTTGCTGCGAAACTGCCCGCCATGCTGACCGTCAACAAACTCGTCGCCCAAGGCCGCGGCCTTGCCCCCGTGCTGCTCAAGCGCGCCGCCACCGTGGTGCTCGACTGGGACACCCGCCAGAAAAGCCGCTTCGACAGCGAAGACTCGCAAGGCCGCACGCTCGGTGTCTTCCTGCCGCGGGGCACCGTGGTGCGCGGGGGCGACGTGCTGGTGGCCGAAGACGGCTCGCTGATCAAGGTGGTCGCCACGCCGCAGCCGGTGCTGGTGGTGCGCACGTGTCCCGAGCATGGCGCGCCGGTCGACCTGCTGCGTGCGGCCTATCACCTGGGCAACCGCCACGTGCAACTGGAAGTGCAGCCCGACCACCTGCACCTCGAGCCCGACCACGTGCTGGCCGACATGCTGCGCCACATGCACCTGATCGTGACCGAGGAGCTGGCGCCTTTCGAGCCGGAAGGCGGCGCATATGCGGCGGGGGGTCATGGGCACGCGCATGGCCACGAGACGCACGGGCACGGCCACGACCACGGGCATGACCATCAGGGCCACCATCACAACCACAACCACAACCACGACCACGACCACGACCACGACCACGATCACAGCCACGGCCACGCCCACGCTCACCACGAGCATGGCCCCGGCTGCAACCACGATCACTGAGGGTCACCCGCCGCATGCGCTCACGGCCCCTCTCGCGCCAGACCCCGCCGCTCGCCCCGGGCGCCCTGCTGCAGCTGATGTGGCTCGCGTCGCCCGCGCTGCCGGTGGGCGGCTTCAGCTACTCGGAAGGCCTCGAAGCCGCTGTCGAGGCCGGCCTGGTTACCACCGAAGCGCAGACACGCGCCTGGCTGCTCGACCAGCTTCGGGTGGGCCTCGCGCGCAGCGAGCTGTCGGTGGTGCACCGCGCGTTCCTCGCCTGGCAGCGTGACGACACGCCCACCATCGCCGAACTGAACGACTGGATGATCGCCACCCGCGAGTCGAGCGAGATGCGCTTGCAGACCGAGCAGATGGGCCGCTCGCTGGTCGAGTGGCTCAAGAACCGTGGCGTCGAAGACGCACGCGTCGCCACGCTCGCGCAGCTGAAGCCCGCACCGACGTGGCCTGTCGCCTTTGCGCTGGCCGCCGCGCAGACCGGCGCGCCGGCGCGCGAGGCCTTGCTGAGCTTCGCGTTCGGCTGGGCCGAGAACATGATGCAGGCCGCGCTCAAGGCGGTGCCGCTGGGTCAAAGCGCCGGGCAGCGCGTGTTGTCGGCGCTGGGCGACGAGATCCCCGGTGCCGTGGCCCACGCCATGCGGCTCGGCGACAGCGAGCGCCGCGCGCACACGCCGATGCTGGCGATCCTGTCGGCACAGCACGAGACGCAGTACTCGCGGCTCTTCCGCTCGTAAACGCCCTCCTTCCCTCCCTCATCCGCTTCCACACACCATGAGCACCCTGCACGCCATCCCCAACCGCACCAAGAAACTGCCCCCGCTGCGCGTGGGCGTCGGCGGGCCGGTGGGTTCGGGCAAGACGACGCTGGTCGAGATGCTCTGCAAGACCATGCGCGAGCAGTACGACCTGGTCGTCGTCACCAACGACATCTACACCAAGGAAGACCAGCGCCTGCTGACCGTCGCCGGCGCGCTGGAGGCCGACCGCATCATGGGCGTGGAGACGGGCGGCTGCCCGCACACCGCCATCCGCGAAGACGCGTCGATCAACCTCGAAGCTGTCGACCGCATGCTGGAAAAGTACCCGAACGCCGACGTCGTGTTCATCGAGTCGGGCGGCGACAACCTCGCGGCCACCTTCAG
This genomic interval carries:
- a CDS encoding tripartite tricarboxylate transporter substrate binding protein — its product is MQRRDFIRFAGAATVTSSIAGPLHAQANFPSQPIKLLLAFAAGGSTDAMFRVMAENASPLFGQTVIVEAKPGGGGTMAGQLLLQAKPDGYTLAQLPISVFRLPYTQKITWNPVTEFSYVIGITGYSFGIAVPSDSPIKTWADLVAWAKANPGKLTYATSGIYTTPHLTMEDISYRLGIEMNHIPYKGMAEIIPAILGGQVMAVADSIGFGPHVLSGKLRLLNTWGATRAKKFPDAPTLTELGIPIVQNSPYGLVGPKGMDPAIVKKLHDTFKRAIEMNNHIEVMGRYDQELLYMSPEQYRKFAEDTMAREKVVIERLKAMGKVT
- a CDS encoding iron ABC transporter permease — translated: MTTLPISTALHPTRWLTWWSLVIAAIVAVPVLSVATSLFSAGTGSTWAHLVATLLPEYAVTSLVLCLGVGVGVALLGVGAAWLVTHLDFTGRRQFEWLLVLPLAMPAYVMAYTYTDLLQFTGPVQRALRDTFGWSRADYWFPDVRSTGGAIAMFICVLYPYVYMLARTAFLERGGGVMEAGRSLGLSPWRSFLRLSVPMARPAIAAGVALALMETLADYGTVSYFAVQTFTTGIYRAWFSLGDRAAAAQLSMCLLGFVLLVLALERSSRGRARYHGPGLRRQPPRGPRLRGWRAALAFAACCLPLAAGFLLPNGVLLHMAITEGDAQFGARFFELARNSLVVSGLTALLAVALALLVAYARRLDPGPVARSAHWAAGMGYALPGSVIAVGVLIPVARLDNALALWLRESFGWNVGLLFTGTIAALVFACVVRFLTAALQTVDSALHRVTPHMDDAARSLGLTPARTLMRVHVPLLRRGLLTAGLLVFIDVMKELPATLVMRPFNFDTLATQAYRLASDERLAEASTASLAIVVVGLLPLVVLCRQIAKDRG
- the ureC gene encoding urease subunit alpha codes for the protein MATITRRAYAEMFGPTTGDRVRLADTGLIVEVEKDYTLAAGTYGEEVKFGGGKTIRDGMGQSQRLAKEVADTVITNALIIDHWGIVKADIGLKHGRISGIGKAGNPDVQPGVDIIIGPGTEIIAGEGNIITAGGIDTHIHFICPQQIEEALMSGVTTMLGGGTGPATGTFATTCTPGPWHIHQMLKAAESFPMNLGFQGKGNASLPGALDEQIEAGAYGLKLHEDWGTTPAAIDNCLSVAERHDVQITIHTDTLNESGFVEDTIAAFKGRTIATFHTEGAGGGHAPDIIKCAGLSNVLPSSTNPTMPYTVNTIDEHLDMLMVCHHLDASIAEDLAFAESRIRRETIAAEDILHDVGVFSMMSSDSQAMGRVGEVIIRTWQTADKMKQQRGTLPEDNARHDNFRVKRYIAKYTINPAITQGISHEVGSVEVGKLADLVVWKPAFFGVKPSLILKGGAIAAAAMGDPNASIPTPQPVHYRPMFAGYGTAMNATCVTFVSQAALDLGVPDKLGLQRRAVAVKNTRKIGKADMVHNSGTPKIEVDAQTYEVRADGQLLTCEPATVLPMAQKYFLF
- a CDS encoding ABC transporter ATP-binding protein, translated to MSSLPHPVLELNQLGHRYGAQSTFSGIDLTLAAGTVCCLLGPSGCGKTTVLRCIGGFERVAEGEVRIDGRVVASPGAHVPPEHRRIGMVFQDYALFPHLTVLRNVGFGVADKRAADDRAMELLHTVGLASAAQRYPHELSGGQQQRVALARALAPRPRLLLLDEPFSNLDVELREQLAAEVRTILKAAGTTAVFVTHDQNEAFAMADEIAVLHQGRIQQLAGAYELYHRPNSRFVADFIGQGVFVDAEVVAPQRLRLELGEVSSEHPIRLADTGVACAVGERVQVLMRPDDVLHDDASPLRATVQHKAFRGAEILYTLQLGSGARVLALVPSHHNHALQEAIGVRLDMDHVIAFAPQR
- a CDS encoding urease accessory protein UreF — encoded protein: MRSRPLSRQTPPLAPGALLQLMWLASPALPVGGFSYSEGLEAAVEAGLVTTEAQTRAWLLDQLRVGLARSELSVVHRAFLAWQRDDTPTIAELNDWMIATRESSEMRLQTEQMGRSLVEWLKNRGVEDARVATLAQLKPAPTWPVAFALAAAQTGAPAREALLSFAFGWAENMMQAALKAVPLGQSAGQRVLSALGDEIPGAVAHAMRLGDSERRAHTPMLAILSAQHETQYSRLFRS
- a CDS encoding LysE family translocator is translated as MHDLLPPLPLLLAFLTASFILAITPGPAVVYILARTLSQGRASGLASVAGVALGNLGNAVGAALGLAALFAVSSAAFTVVKWAGAVYLIWMGVRMLRTAGATTTAGDTPVEPLKRRRIFRDGFVVALLNPKTALFFAAFLPQFMTPNAPALTQSLALGASFVAVAACTDLFYVLAASLIAPRIGQLGRHARWGQRAAGASFIGLGLLTAFSSRPATK
- the ureE gene encoding urease accessory protein UreE, translating into MLTVNKLVAQGRGLAPVLLKRAATVVLDWDTRQKSRFDSEDSQGRTLGVFLPRGTVVRGGDVLVAEDGSLIKVVATPQPVLVVRTCPEHGAPVDLLRAAYHLGNRHVQLEVQPDHLHLEPDHVLADMLRHMHLIVTEELAPFEPEGGAYAAGGHGHAHGHETHGHGHDHGHDHQGHHHNHNHNHDHDHDHDHDHSHGHAHAHHEHGPGCNHDH
- the ureG gene encoding urease accessory protein UreG; this translates as MSTLHAIPNRTKKLPPLRVGVGGPVGSGKTTLVEMLCKTMREQYDLVVVTNDIYTKEDQRLLTVAGALEADRIMGVETGGCPHTAIREDASINLEAVDRMLEKYPNADVVFIESGGDNLAATFSPELSDLTIYVIDVAAGEKIPRKGGPGITKSDLFVINKTDLAPYVGANLDVMEADTKRMRPNRPFVMSNLKTQAGLKDVIAFIETKGMLKA
- a CDS encoding urease subunit beta produces the protein MTPGELFTDGPDHVLNAGRRTATLVIENTGDRPIQVGSHYHFAETNAALKFDRKAAHGMRLNIASGTAVRFEPGQQRTVELVDFSGERKVYGFRGLVQGAL
- a CDS encoding extracellular solute-binding protein; the encoded protein is MKTTLLPRLAAALLATAAVTAHAQVINLYTARHYQTDEALYANFTKETGIKINRIEGKEDELLERIKNEGASSPADVFITVDASRLEIADKAGVFAPANSKVLDARVPAHLRTANWLAFSTRARVIVYNAKTINPEWVQTYEDLAHPRLKGQICVRSGSHPYNLSLGAALITHHGEAKTEDWAKGVVANFARAPKGGDTDQLRAVAAGECGVAISNSYYVARLMRSTKPEDVKDVAALTVVWPNQKTWGTHVNVSGGGLIKTAPNKANAIKFLEYLASDSAQNYFADGNNEWPVVKTSSFKNPALDKLGAFKADETPLSKWAPATAAAQKVFDRAGWR